In one Longimicrobium sp. genomic region, the following are encoded:
- a CDS encoding nuclear transport factor 2 family protein, with amino-acid sequence MIRTVAVLTAAAALGCAGPGSGPAVAPYPAAGAASDALHARSAGLQQAEAALDADRALAFWAEDGVIQAGGSPQVNGRAAIGALYRLYFTSLGVRELAGTPAGLTMAQSGDLAYETGVNRIVLRANGGDLLDMGKYLLVWRKIDGQWYAAALSFTSDAAAPRLIAATP; translated from the coding sequence ATGATCAGGACCGTCGCCGTGCTCACGGCGGCCGCGGCGCTGGGCTGCGCAGGCCCCGGCAGCGGCCCCGCTGTCGCGCCGTATCCCGCGGCCGGTGCGGCGAGCGACGCCCTGCACGCGCGCAGCGCGGGGCTGCAGCAGGCGGAGGCCGCGCTGGACGCCGACCGGGCGCTCGCGTTCTGGGCCGAGGACGGCGTCATCCAGGCCGGGGGATCGCCCCAGGTCAACGGGCGGGCGGCCATCGGTGCGCTCTACCGGCTGTACTTCACGTCGCTCGGGGTGCGCGAGCTCGCCGGCACGCCCGCGGGGCTCACCATGGCCCAATCGGGCGATCTGGCCTATGAAACGGGCGTGAACCGCATCGTTCTGCGCGCCAACGGCGGGGATCTGCTGGACATGGGCAAGTATCTCCTGGTCTGGAGGAAGATCGACGGGCAGTGGTACGCCGCCGCGCTCAGCTTCACGAGCGACGCCGCGGCGCCCAGGCTGATCGCCGCGACGCCGTAG
- a CDS encoding SEFIR domain-containing protein — translation MSDPDPQTYPERVLISYSHDSAEHRERVLALAARLRGDGVFVMLDQYDPHPSIGWPQWMRREIAKATHVLVVCTETYLRRVNLDESPDRGLGATWEGTLIILETYASQGHNDKFIPIVFSSAAQPFVPDFLQGATRYDVSSEDGYDALYARLTGQRLVAVPPLGPRRKVGVAAREEGLESPVRPSNAAPIPVATDLMLIEAKETTQFIPVMRIREQGDRVEFTLVPQNADITAFLSELKDRWGKTRVWVAYGDSAHSGSVEAADRVRDSLGERWIVSVVVDEGSRGSSMEIATSGKSADEIAELRARRILLNEKPPADVARWGQVDSMLETLVQGVGAGRSLVESPLLPLYRQHGSNPRLFLAAARLAAVLELRRTETVAHVLELIFQMEDPRRLYVRFRGRRRKIYTNMPAYEMAFEGVCPLS, via the coding sequence ATGAGCGACCCCGATCCGCAGACTTACCCGGAGCGCGTACTCATCAGCTATAGCCACGACTCAGCAGAGCATCGTGAGCGCGTACTCGCGCTTGCAGCACGACTCAGAGGTGATGGCGTGTTCGTGATGCTCGACCAGTACGATCCGCATCCGTCCATAGGGTGGCCCCAGTGGATGCGGCGCGAGATCGCTAAGGCCACGCACGTACTAGTAGTCTGCACCGAGACCTATTTGCGTCGTGTGAACCTCGACGAATCGCCCGATCGCGGGCTGGGAGCAACCTGGGAAGGAACCCTCATTATTCTAGAGACATACGCGAGCCAAGGGCACAATGATAAGTTCATTCCCATTGTGTTCTCCTCTGCGGCTCAACCGTTCGTCCCCGACTTTCTTCAGGGTGCAACACGCTACGATGTTAGTAGCGAAGATGGATACGATGCTCTATACGCCCGATTGACTGGGCAGCGCCTCGTTGCAGTGCCGCCGCTTGGGCCCAGGCGTAAGGTAGGTGTAGCGGCCAGGGAGGAGGGGTTGGAATCACCAGTTCGTCCCAGCAACGCGGCGCCCATACCTGTGGCAACCGATCTAATGCTGATCGAAGCCAAGGAAACGACGCAATTCATTCCGGTGATGCGGATTCGGGAGCAAGGCGACCGGGTAGAGTTCACGCTCGTCCCGCAGAACGCGGATATAACCGCATTTTTAAGCGAGTTGAAGGACCGTTGGGGGAAAACGCGGGTGTGGGTAGCATACGGCGACTCAGCGCATTCAGGCAGCGTGGAGGCGGCAGATCGCGTACGCGACTCTCTGGGTGAACGGTGGATTGTTAGCGTAGTTGTTGATGAGGGAAGCCGAGGCTCCAGCATGGAAATAGCTACTTCGGGTAAGTCGGCCGATGAAATAGCGGAACTGCGTGCCCGGCGAATCCTGTTGAACGAAAAGCCTCCTGCCGATGTCGCTCGCTGGGGGCAAGTTGACTCCATGCTTGAAACGCTCGTCCAAGGTGTCGGGGCCGGCCGTTCACTTGTCGAGTCCCCTCTCTTGCCGCTTTATCGTCAACATGGGTCCAACCCGCGACTCTTCCTTGCAGCCGCGCGCCTAGCTGCCGTGCTGGAACTACGGCGAACGGAGACAGTGGCGCACGTACTGGAACTGATTTTTCAAATGGAAGACCCACGGCGGCTTTATGTTCGTTTCAGGGGCCGACGTAGAAAGATCTACACGAACATGCCCGCCTATGAAATGGCGTTCGAAGGAGTATGTCCTCTTTCATGA
- a CDS encoding asparagine synthetase B family protein, with the protein MSPDLRAWLPTGIAAAGDVTAWVDDGAFAAAASTEPDALRPLLARRGALLAAGDVRLDNRGEVAGWGGVRGDRAPDIELVLAAYAARGAGCLDALLGDFALVLWDGDRRTLTAIRDPFGVKALFVTRRGGALLLASRADALARGGDLDEEWIADFLVGGAVSPVRTVWTGVEAVAPGEVLAWRDGSISRRRFWSAADFAPTETADERAATETFRGLLEEAVRVRTEGGVPVWSQLSGGLDSSSVVCVAQTLAESGRGPGVAGTVTLVETLGDGDERKYSDAVVRRWGLRNETVIDPWAWQDDGSPPPRTDEPRPHYPFWARDREMVARVRGAGGRVLLSGQGSDHYLAGSLGFITDLIAAGHMRTAMRELVRFSVAARQSFWTGLGRHGIHPFLPTWLQARRARADEQLPEWLDAGFGRRMEIGRRLPAVRQLAVPRGGSFFAHQIATELALLPAFVERGPFQDGIEMRYPFLHRPLVEHSLRLPPPLRIRPRGGKHVLREAMRGILPEEIRTRRGKGGIDARLLWALHRERARLEALLRDPEIARRGWVRADALRAATGQARQGEVRSLPLLLCSLALETWLAVRAGRWEALVRAPAAVAA; encoded by the coding sequence CCGACCTCCGGGCGTGGCTCCCCACCGGCATCGCCGCGGCGGGGGACGTGACGGCTTGGGTAGATGACGGTGCCTTTGCGGCCGCCGCGAGCACCGAGCCCGACGCGCTGCGCCCGCTCCTGGCCCGCCGCGGCGCGCTCCTCGCCGCCGGCGACGTGCGGCTGGACAACCGCGGCGAGGTGGCGGGATGGGGCGGCGTCCGCGGGGACCGGGCGCCAGACATCGAACTGGTGCTGGCGGCGTACGCGGCGCGCGGCGCGGGGTGCCTGGACGCGCTGCTGGGCGACTTCGCGCTGGTGCTGTGGGATGGGGATCGCCGCACGCTTACGGCCATCCGCGACCCGTTCGGGGTGAAGGCGCTGTTCGTCACGAGACGGGGCGGCGCGCTCCTCCTCGCCTCCCGCGCGGACGCGCTGGCCCGCGGCGGTGATCTCGACGAGGAGTGGATCGCCGATTTCCTCGTGGGCGGCGCCGTGTCCCCCGTCCGCACGGTGTGGACGGGCGTGGAGGCGGTCGCCCCGGGCGAGGTGCTGGCGTGGCGCGACGGCTCCATCTCCCGCCGCCGCTTCTGGTCCGCCGCCGACTTCGCGCCCACGGAGACGGCGGACGAGCGCGCGGCGACGGAGACGTTCCGCGGCTTGCTGGAGGAGGCGGTTCGCGTCCGCACGGAGGGCGGCGTCCCCGTGTGGTCGCAGCTCTCCGGCGGGCTGGATTCCTCGTCCGTCGTCTGCGTCGCGCAGACGCTGGCGGAGTCCGGGCGCGGGCCGGGCGTCGCCGGGACGGTGACGCTGGTCGAGACGCTGGGGGATGGCGACGAGCGGAAGTACTCGGACGCGGTGGTGCGCCGCTGGGGGCTGCGCAACGAGACGGTGATCGACCCGTGGGCGTGGCAGGACGACGGCTCGCCCCCGCCGCGCACGGACGAGCCGCGGCCGCACTACCCGTTCTGGGCGCGCGACCGGGAGATGGTGGCCCGGGTGCGAGGCGCCGGCGGGCGCGTGCTCCTTTCGGGCCAGGGATCGGACCACTATCTCGCCGGAAGCCTGGGCTTCATCACCGACCTGATCGCCGCCGGCCACATGCGGACCGCGATGCGCGAGCTGGTGCGCTTCTCCGTCGCTGCGCGGCAGTCGTTCTGGACGGGGCTGGGGCGCCACGGCATCCACCCGTTTCTCCCCACCTGGCTGCAGGCGCGCCGCGCCCGCGCGGACGAGCAGCTCCCCGAGTGGCTGGACGCGGGATTCGGCCGCCGGATGGAGATCGGGCGACGGCTCCCGGCGGTGCGCCAGCTCGCCGTCCCGCGCGGAGGAAGCTTCTTCGCGCACCAGATCGCGACGGAGCTGGCGCTGCTGCCGGCCTTCGTGGAGCGCGGCCCGTTCCAGGACGGGATCGAGATGCGCTACCCCTTCCTGCATCGCCCGCTGGTGGAGCACTCCCTTCGCCTTCCGCCGCCGCTGCGCATCCGCCCCCGCGGCGGCAAGCACGTGCTGCGCGAGGCGATGCGGGGGATTCTTCCCGAGGAGATCCGCACGCGGCGCGGGAAGGGCGGCATCGACGCGCGCCTCCTGTGGGCGCTGCACCGCGAGCGCGCGCGCCTCGAGGCGCTCCTGCGCGACCCGGAGATCGCGCGCCGCGGCTGGGTCCGCGCCGACGCGCTCCGCGCCGCGACCGGGCAGGCGCGCCAGGGCGAGGTGCGCAGCCTTCCGCTCCTCCTCTGCTCGCTGGCGCTGGAAACCTGGCTGGCGGTGCGCGCGGGACGATGGGAAGCGCTCGTGCGCGCACCGGCCGCGGTGGCGGCCTGA